In the genome of Clostridia bacterium, one region contains:
- a CDS encoding metallophosphoesterase: protein MKVFAISDLHLSINNPKPMDIFGGTWDNYIEILTNNWKSMISDDDIVLIAGDISWAMTLSNALPDLDFLAQLPGKKVMIRGNHDYWWKSISSMRAVLPKNVFAVQNDCIRLENYIICGTRGWTVPENNEVQSEQDKKIYLREIERLKLTLKASEKIRTENDKVILMMHYPPFNATRSPSGFTETINQYNVDCVVYGHLHGKGGKTNLKLLINNTPYYLTSCDKLNNIPQQIF, encoded by the coding sequence ATGAAAGTTTTTGCCATAAGTGATTTACATTTATCTATTAACAACCCTAAACCCATGGATATTTTTGGTGGCACATGGGATAACTATATTGAAATTTTGACAAACAACTGGAAATCTATGATTTCTGATGATGATATTGTTTTGATTGCAGGCGATATCAGCTGGGCTATGACGCTTTCAAACGCATTGCCTGATCTAGACTTTTTGGCGCAATTGCCAGGTAAAAAAGTCATGATAAGAGGCAACCATGACTATTGGTGGAAATCAATATCCAGCATGAGAGCAGTTTTGCCTAAAAATGTCTTTGCTGTTCAAAATGATTGTATCAGATTGGAAAATTATATTATTTGCGGGACAAGAGGATGGACTGTACCTGAAAATAATGAAGTTCAAAGCGAACAAGACAAAAAAATATATTTACGCGAAATAGAACGACTAAAACTCACGCTAAAAGCATCAGAAAAAATACGCACTGAAAACGATAAAGTGATCTTGATGATGCATTATCCACCTTTTAACGCAACAAGATCACCTTCTGGTTTTACCGAAACAATCAATCAATATAATGTTGACTGTGTGGTTTATGGGCATCTTCATGGCAAAGGCGGCAAAACAAATTTGAAACTATTAATCAATAATACTCCTTATTATTTGACCTCATGCGACAAACTAAACAACATTCCTCAGCAAATTTTTTGA